In Polyangiaceae bacterium, the genomic window CTCTTCGCCGTGTACCTCCTGCGCAAGTTGGGGGAGTTCACCGAACGCGCCCGGGACTACATCGTCACCCACCCCGATCGGATCCCGGCGCTGCGCATCTACTCGCTGGAGGTGGTGCAACCCGCCGCGCTCCGCAGCGCCCTGGTCGTGGGCTTCGGCGCCCTGCGCTTCGTCGCGCAGGTCAGCATCATCTACTTGTGGCTGCTCGGCTCGCTCTCGCTGTTCGAGACCACGCGGCCCTACACGGAGAAGCTCACGGGCCTGGTGATCTCCCCCATCACCGGCCTGCTCGGCCGGGTGGTGGCGACCATCCCGATGCTCGTGGTCACCGCGCTCACGGCCGTGGCGCTGCTCGTGGTGCTGCGCTTCGTCGCGATGTTTTTCGGCAGCGTGGCCCGCGGCGAGACGCGCGTGGCCTGGCTCCCCGCCGAGCTGGCGGGCCCGACCAGCCTGCTCCTGCGCATGGGCATCGTGGCGGCGGCCCTGGTGTTCGCGGCGCCGGTGGTGACCGGCGACAGCCAGGGCGCCCTGGCGCGCGCGGGCACGGTCGTAGTGGCGGCGCTCGGGCTCGCTGCGACGCCGCTGCTCGCGACCGCGCTGGCTGGCGCGGCGGTGCTCTACTCGGGGCGCCTCTCGCCGGGAGATCTGACCCGCGTCGGTTCGCGCTCGGGGCGGGTGAAGAGCGTCGGGCTGTTGGACGTGCAGCTCGAGTCCGACGACGGAAGCCTGGTGCGGATCCCACACCTCCTGCTGTTCTTCCAGACCTCCGAGCTGGTGGCGGCGGCCGGACGCGTCGGGGTCGAGCTCGTCGTGGCCGCCGAGGAGAAGCCGGGGCCCGTCGAGGAGCTGCTCGCCGCCGCGGCAGCTCGCGTCGGCGACGACGTGAAGGTCCAGCTCCTCGGCGCCGACGCCGACGGTCTGCGCTACCGCGTCTCCGTCGAATCCGAGGGCGAGACCGCCCGCGGAGAGCTCTTGAAGATGGTCCTCGAAGCGCTCTCCGAGCGCGGCGTGCGCCTGGGTCGGGGACGGGCCGCGGGGAGCGCGTGAGCTCCATCCTGGTCTTGGTGGGCCTGCTCGTCCTGGCCTACCTCGGCAGCATCTTCGTGGGTGGCCGCGCCATCCGCGGCTACGGCCTGCCCTCCGGCTCGGAGTGGGTGCTGCTCGGGCTGGTCGTCGGACCGCACGCGCTCGGCGCGGTCGATCGCGCGACGCTCGCGGCGCTCGAGCCCGTGGCCCAGGTGGCGTTGGCCTGGCTCGCGCTGGTGATCGGCGTGGACTACGGCTTCGTCGGGGCGCGCCGTATCCGGGCGCGGCGGCTCTTCGCCGGCGTGCTGTTGGCGCTCGGCTCCGGCGTCGGCGTCGCCAGCGCCTTCGCGGTCTACGCCCAGAGCTTCACCACCCTGCGCGGGCACGATCTCCTGGTGACCTGCATCGGCGTCGGCGCCGTCTCGTGCGAGACCACCCGCTACGCCGTGCGCTGGGTGGTGGAGCGCTACGCGGCCGAAGGCCCGCTCTCGGATCTGGTCGCCGACGTCTCCGAAGCCGACGACGTCATCCCCGTGGTCGCCATCACCCTGGCTTTCGCGCTGGATCCGGCGCCGGGGCTCGCCCTCAGCCTGCCGTTCTGGGGCGTGGCGCTCAGCATCCTCGGCAGCGGGGTGTTGCTCGGAGCGCTGGCCTCCGCCCTGCTCCGGGTGGAAGAACGCGTGACCCAGACCTGGGGCATCGTGCTCGGCGCGGCCCTCTTCGGCATCGGCATCGCCACGCGCCTGGGCAGCTCCGCGCTCGGGATCTGCTTCATGCTCGGGCTCACCCTCTCGCTCCTGGCGGGGCGCCGCCACGAGCTCCGCGCGATGCTCGAACGCACCGAGCACTCGGTGCTCCTGCCGGTGCTGGTGCTCGCCGGCGCCTACGTGGATCTCGACGCGCCGCCGCGGTTGCTGCTCTTGATCGCCGTCGTCCTCCTCGCTCGAATCGCGGTCAAATGGACGAGCGGCTCGCTCCTGCGCTTCTCGCGGGGTGGCAAGAAGGCTGGGCCCTTGCTCGGGTTCGGGCTGCTCTCCTCGGGCGGCGTGGCGCTGGCGTTCGGCCTGGCGTTCGCCTTCAGATTCCGCGGTGAAGTCGGGCAGACCGTGCTGGTCGTCGCGACCGCGGTCACCCTGTTCGGCGAGCTCGTCGGCCCCACGTCGCTCCGCTTCGCGCTCAAGCGCGCCGGCGAGGTCGAGCCTCCGACGTCGTCGCGCACCTCCGCCGGCCGGTCGAGCCGACCGCCAGCGAGGGCCCCGTGAGCGGCGTCGCCCAGCAGAAGTCCGTCACCGCGCGGCTGACCCAGCTCGTGACGCTGGTCGCGGTGTTCGGGCTGCTCTGGCTCGGGGTGCGCGTCGTGCCGGAGTCCCACGGCATGGGCCAGCTGATCGGCGCCATCGGCTTCTTGCTCCTGGCCGGGACTCTGACCAGCGAGCTCTGCGAGGTCGTCGGTCTTCCCCACCTCACCGGCTACATCCTGGCAGGCGTCGTCGCCGGCCCACACCTGCTCGGCCTGATCGACCACGAGACGGTCGGTCGCCTCTCGGTCGTCAACACGCTGGCCCTCGCCTTGATCGCCCTCGCCGGCGGGGCGGAGCTGCGGGTCGCGGATCTCCGCAGCGCCTTCAAGAGCCTCGCCTCGGCAATGTTCTTCCAGTCGCTGATCGTGCTCGCGGTCACCACGGGAGCGTTCTTCCTGCTCGCGCGCTTCATGCCGTTCACCGCAGGGCTCTCCAAGCTGGGCGTGCTCGCCGCCGGCCTGCTCTGGGGCGTCTTGGCGGTGAGCCGCAGCCCGAGCGTCACCTTGGCCATCCTGTCGCAAACGCGCGCCCAGGGGCCCGTCGCGCGTTTCACGCTCGCCTTCGTCATGGCGTCCGACGTGGTCGTGCTGGTCATGCTGGCGGTGGCGATGATGCTCGCGCGCCAGCTCCTCGATCCCGCCGCCCAGGCGTCGTTCGAGGACTTCGAGCATCTGGGACACGAGCTGTTGGGCAGCGCGTCTCTCGGCACGACGCTCGGCATTTTGCTCACGCTCTACCTGCGCTTCGTCGGCACCGAGCTCCTGGTGGTGCTGATGGCGCTGGGCTACGGCCTGACCGCCGGCATTCAGTACCTCCGCTTCGATCCGCTGCTCACCTTCCTGATCGCGGGCTTCGTGGTCGAGAACTTCTCCCAGCAGGGCAAGAAGCTCCTCTACGGGGTGGAGCAGACCAGCGCCATCGTGTTCGTGGTCTTCTTCGCCTCCGCCGGCGCGCACCTGGACATCCCGCTGCTGCGCTCGCTGTGGCCGCTGGCGCTCGCGCTGGCGGCGTGCCGCGCCGCGGCCACCTGGGTGGCGCACTCGCTGAGCACCCGCGTGGCCGGCGACCCGCCGCCGATCCGGCGCTGGGGTTGGGCGGGCCTGGTCTCGCAGGCCGGGCTCACGCTCGGCCTGTCGGTGGTGATCGCGAGGGCGTTCCCGAGCTTCGGCGACCCGCTCCGCTCGCTGTGCATCGCCGTGGTCGCCGTGAACGAGGTCGTCGGGCCGGTGCTGTTCAAGCTGGCCCTGGACAAGACCGGCGAAACCGCGCTGCCGCCGGGACCCGACCCCGTGTAGTATCCCGCCCGATGCGCACCCCCAAGCTGGCCGTCTGCCTCGCGTTCCTCGCCGTCTCCGCCTGCAACCAGAAGGATCCGAAGAAGTGCGAGAACGCACAGAGCGTGATCCGCCAAGGCATCGTGGCCGAGGACTTCGCGGCGGCGCGCCAATGGCGCGACTACGCCTACAAGCACTGCGCGGATCGCACGGCGCTCGACGCCCTGGACAAGGACATCGTCGACAAAGAGGCGGCCGTCCAGTCCAGGAAGGCGGCGGAGGATTCGAAGCGCCAGCAGACCGAGCAGCTGGTGAAGCTCTTCAGCGAGTGGGCGGGCACCCACAAGTCGAACCCCGCGGGCGCCGCCGTCAACGTCGCCTGCTCCGCGCCGGCGGATCCGAAGAAGGAGAAGGAGCGCTGGTGTACCCGCGAGCGCGCGGCGAGCGAGCACAAGCTCCGGGTGACCTACTGGGAGGCCGAGCCGGACGTCTTCGAGTTCTCGACGCTGAGCCCCGGTGAGGTGAGCTGCGAGCTGTTGGGCGGCGGGACGGCGCTCAAGAACGCCCACGGCGGCGCGCTCTTGCACTGCGATCTGACCGGCGGCGTCCTGGCCGGCACGCAGGCGCTCATGGTGCGCACGGCGCAGGGTACGGTGCTCAGCGTGTTCTCGCCGAAATACGCGGAGAAGAACGAGGCGTTCCGCCGCCGCCTGAACATGTGAGCGGCTTGGACGAAGCACCGGAATCGACCGTAGCGCGGCCGGACGACGAGGCGCGCACCCTGGGCTTGCTCGGCGCCACCGGCATCGGTGTCGGCGCCATCGTCGGCGGTGGTCTCATCGTGCTCGCCGGTTCTGCGTTTCGCGCCGCCGGACCCGCCGCCCTGTTGGGGTTCGCGCTGAACGGCGTGATCGCGTTCATCACCGCGCTCTCGTTCGCCGAGCTCGGCACCGCGTTTCCCCAGTCCGGGGGCGCCTATGTGTTCGCCAAGAAGATCCTCTCGGTGCGCGCCGCGTTCGCCGTCGGCTGGGTGCTCTGGTTCGCGTACATCGTGGCCGCGGTGCTCTACGCGCTCGGCTTCGCCGAGTTCGGCGCTCAGCTCTTCGCGGACGCGCTGCGCGCGCTGGGCACCACACCGCCGGACTGGCTGACAGGGCGTCGCGCCAGGCTGGTCTTGGCCCTGGCCGCGGCCTCCATCTACGTGCTCTCGCTGGCCCGAAGGCCCATGGGCGGCAGCCAGCTCGCGACCATCGGCAAGCTGGTGGTGTTCGCCTTCCTGGTCGCCGCGGGTCTCTGGGCCCTGGGGGTCCGGCACGGAGATCCCATCGCGGCCGACTTCACGCCGTTCATGCCCAACGGATTCTCTGGCGTGGTCGCGGCCATGGGCATCACGTTCTTCTCGCTCGAGGGCTTCGAGCTGATCGCCGGAGTCGGGGGCGCGGTGCGCGAGCCGCGCAAGAACATCCCTCGCGCGACCTTCCTGTCTCTGGTGGTGGGCCTCTCGATCTACATGCCGCTGTTGTTCCTGATCGTCACGGTCGGGACGCCGCCGGGGACCAGCATCATGGCCCTCACCGAGCGCCACGCCGACACGGTCACGGCGGTCGCGGTGCGCGAATTCCTGGGACCGTTCGGCTACGTGCTGGTCATGGTGGCGGTCGTGCTCTCCACGCTCTCCGCGCTCCAAGCCTGCCTCCTGGCTGCGTCTCGCGTCGCGTTCACCATGGCCACCGACCACACGTTGCCGCGGCTCCTGGCCACGCGCCACGAGGTCTACCGCACGCCGGTCTTGGCCCTGTTCGCCACGCTGCTCGCCGTCGCCGCCATCCTGTTCATGGTGCCCGATCTGGCGGCCGCCGGCGCGGCGACGGGCCTCATCTTCCTGGTCTCGTTCGCGCTCGCGCACTGGACGGCGTACCTGGCGCGCCGGCGAGGCGGCGCCACCGACGCGTTCCGCGCGCCCTGGTTCCCGCTGTTCCCGGTGCTGGGCGGCATCGCATGTGTCGCGCTCGCCGCGTTCCAGGCGGTGACCGTGCCCGCGGCGGGCGCCATCAGCGCAGTCTGGCTCGGCCTGGGGGTGTTGCTGTACGTGGCGGCGTTCGCGTCGCGCGCCGAGGTGCTCGACGCCCGGGCGGAAGCCCGCGATCCGGCGCTCCTCAAGCTGCGCGGGCGCTCGCCCATGGTGCTCGTTCCGGTGGCGAACCCCGACAGCGCCACGGGCCTGGTCGAGGTCGCCAGCGCGCTCGCGCCACCGGAGGTCGGCCGCGTGCTGCTGCTCTCCGTGATGCGGCGGCCGACCGAGGTCGGTGACGGTCCGCCCGAGAGCCTGGTGCGCTCGCAGAGCGTGCTCACCGAGGCCATCGCCAGAGCGCTCGGCCGCGGGCACAGCCCCGAGGCCCTGATGACCATCGCCGACTCACCCTGGCGCGAGATCGAGCGCGTCGCCAAGGTCCGGCAGTGCGAGTGCATTCTGCTGGGCCTGACCCGGCTCGACGAGACGTCGGACGCTCAACGAGCTCGAGCACCTCTTGAACGGCGTCGACTGCGACGTGGCGGTGCTCAACGCGCCTTTGGGCTTCGATCTCTCTGCGGTTCGGCGCGTGTTGGTGCCGGCCGGGGGTCGAGGCGGTCAACACGAGCTGCGCGCACGCCTGCTCGGGAGCCTGCGCCGCAGCGCCCGGCGAGACATCGAGTTTCTCCGCCTTCTGCCCGCGGGGGCGAGCGACGACGCCGTGAAGGACGCGGAGCGCGCGCTCTTGCGCCTCGCCAACGACGAAGCGGGCGGCAAGCCCCATGTGAGCGTGCGGAGCGCGAGCGACGCAGTGGAGGCGGTCGTCGACGCGGCCCAAGGCGCCGACCTGCTCGTGCTCGGCCTGCCGCGGATCGACGGCCGGGCGCTGTTCGGGGATTTCGCCATCAAGGTCGCGAGCCGCGCGCCTTGCGCGACCATCATGCTCAGTCAGGGGAAGTGAGCGCGAGGAAAATTTGCGCCACGACGCCACGACGCCACGACGCCACGAAAGAAGAAGAAG contains:
- a CDS encoding mechanosensitive ion channel, coding for MSLRAQRLAGLLAALWLGLAGAASAQAPSVAPPTPKPPAALPAPKPPAAKPVAQPRDAALDAPADAELEAAPSASAEPEPAPIASAVPEPSAAPEPEPTPSAAPEPSAPPSAAPPAPSASAEAGSPVRVGDVTVFQLLVGHGSQTAKARAEAAAAALKEAISSHKPEDVRVEERGEGAAVYAGKVLVIELYPEDASAAGELSVKEHAARVATQVREAMRREQKRSAIATTVFSLSLVVLALLFAVYLLRKLGEFTERARDYIVTHPDRIPALRIYSLEVVQPAALRSALVVGFGALRFVAQVSIIYLWLLGSLSLFETTRPYTEKLTGLVISPITGLLGRVVATIPMLVVTALTAVALLVVLRFVAMFFGSVARGETRVAWLPAELAGPTSLLLRMGIVAAALVFAAPVVTGDSQGALARAGTVVVAALGLAATPLLATALAGAAVLYSGRLSPGDLTRVGSRSGRVKSVGLLDVQLESDDGSLVRIPHLLLFFQTSELVAAAGRVGVELVVAAEEKPGPVEELLAAAAARVGDDVKVQLLGADADGLRYRVSVESEGETARGELLKMVLEALSERGVRLGRGRAAGSA
- a CDS encoding potassium transporter Kef, yielding MSSILVLVGLLVLAYLGSIFVGGRAIRGYGLPSGSEWVLLGLVVGPHALGAVDRATLAALEPVAQVALAWLALVIGVDYGFVGARRIRARRLFAGVLLALGSGVGVASAFAVYAQSFTTLRGHDLLVTCIGVGAVSCETTRYAVRWVVERYAAEGPLSDLVADVSEADDVIPVVAITLAFALDPAPGLALSLPFWGVALSILGSGVLLGALASALLRVEERVTQTWGIVLGAALFGIGIATRLGSSALGICFMLGLTLSLLAGRRHELRAMLERTEHSVLLPVLVLAGAYVDLDAPPRLLLLIAVVLLARIAVKWTSGSLLRFSRGGKKAGPLLGFGLLSSGGVALAFGLAFAFRFRGEVGQTVLVVATAVTLFGELVGPTSLRFALKRAGEVEPPTSSRTSAGRSSRPPARAP
- a CDS encoding cation:proton antiporter, giving the protein MSGVAQQKSVTARLTQLVTLVAVFGLLWLGVRVVPESHGMGQLIGAIGFLLLAGTLTSELCEVVGLPHLTGYILAGVVAGPHLLGLIDHETVGRLSVVNTLALALIALAGGAELRVADLRSAFKSLASAMFFQSLIVLAVTTGAFFLLARFMPFTAGLSKLGVLAAGLLWGVLAVSRSPSVTLAILSQTRAQGPVARFTLAFVMASDVVVLVMLAVAMMLARQLLDPAAQASFEDFEHLGHELLGSASLGTTLGILLTLYLRFVGTELLVVLMALGYGLTAGIQYLRFDPLLTFLIAGFVVENFSQQGKKLLYGVEQTSAIVFVVFFASAGAHLDIPLLRSLWPLALALAACRAAATWVAHSLSTRVAGDPPPIRRWGWAGLVSQAGLTLGLSVVIARAFPSFGDPLRSLCIAVVAVNEVVGPVLFKLALDKTGETALPPGPDPV